Below is a genomic region from Castanea sativa cultivar Marrone di Chiusa Pesio chromosome 2, ASM4071231v1.
CATGGTCCAAATGgtttattatcagcagaagcttaaacgaggatatgatgctcatgtgaagctaaggccactagcgcctggggatttggtgttgaggaaagtcgtGGGTACTGCTAAAAACctagcatggggaaagctagcaccaaattgggaaggatcATATCGCATAATctctgtagcgggcatagggtcatatcgattagctgatctagatgaaaaaattgtataacgcccctggaatgtaaacaacctacgaaggtattattattaataaaaattgctTTTGTCGTTCGTTGTTCAGATTGTCATTATGCAGTTTGGCTTATTTATTGCTGctcataaatatcaaacagaaacttggacatgtatggtcctcggaccacatgccttgtgaaaattgatatcctattgtttgttaaacagaaccttagttatgttgggtcctcagaccttctactttggagaaattaacatttcaagttactacttctaagtatcaaacagaaacttggacatatatggtcctcggaccacatgccttgtggaaaattgatatcctattatttgttaaacagaaccttagttatgtcgggtcctcagaccttctactttggggaaattaacatttcaagttacttctaagtatcaaacagaaacttggtcatgcatggtcctcggaccacatgccttgtggaaattgatatcctattgtttgttaaacagaaccttagttatgtcgggtcctcagaccttctactttggggaaattaacatttcaagttacttctaagtatcaaacagaaacttggtcatgcatggtcctcggaccacatgccttgtggaaattgatatcctattgtttgttaaacagaaccttagttatgtcgggtcattagaccttctactttaggaaaattaacatttcaagttacttctaaatatcaaacagaaacttggtcatgcatggtcctcggaccacatgccttgtggaaattgatatcctattatttgttaaacagaaccttagttatgttgagtccttagaccttctactttggagaaattaacattttaagttacttctaaatatcaaacagaaacttcgtcatgcatggttctcggaccacatgccttgtggaaattgacatcctactttttgttaaaaagaagtttagttatgtcgggtcatCGGACTCTCTACTCTGGGAATATTAGCAAAAACCATACCACGTTAGTGTTGAGGTGTTAATGCGCCacttggattgctttatgccccaaattaaattctaagttaAATTTTTGATTGTGTATTGCTGTGTCACATATATTATGCTTTTGAGGCACGATTTACAAGTATACGCTAAGTATGTGTACTTTTATTTAAAGTTACAgcaaattgaaatattggaagtggagttagttgttccattcattcatcTTTGCACTGATgagtatttttatactaaagATTGGaagtcaaataaaaatcaaactagTCAAAGTTTCTCATTAAATTCTGTTAATatacattcaaagcaaaaaccctaaaatttgttacataacaAAAAGGGAGGAAGTCCTAACTAGCCTAAGCCTTAAGCCTTAGGAGGGGGGTCCTGCTCGgaagtgctggcagcctctgtTCATTTCAGCTCTATTTCAAATGAAGTCTGGGCTTGTTTCCCCTTATCTGTTGCCACCAGCAgagggacattgggctcggCACTTTAGCTCGTAGTCTTCTCGGCGCCATCgccctgttccttctctttgttggaaccctcaggttctttaggagttggaatgggctctggAATCGTGGGTGGGAGCGTGGAAGAtgctgtctcaggggcaggtgCGATAGGAGGAAGTTCTTCGATCACCTGGATGTCTTGGGGGAGCCAGATGTTTTCGGGCCTCCTCAACTCGGAGGTtgtgggaatccctgccacatttaaggcttcctcccaCACTTGTTGACAATATTTCCGACACAGTTCGGCGAACTCCTCAGTTAGTTGGTTTTCTGTCGCCtccaccccttccttgtaagtgaccttcttcgcggcctccatggagtccttgaaggtacgagcctcatCCCTCATCCCTCAtcctagcaagctccttcttcaggtcggaGTTTTCTTGTTGAGTTTTGGATAAGTCTTTGTCCTtctgacgaagaagcttgcgttgcccctccacctgggtcctcattgtcttcaggctggcctcggcaccgttcctttccctttttagcTCTCCCAACTGTGTGGTTAGCTTCTCGTTCTGCGCAAgagcttggcctagggacttctcggtctcctgccTAAGCTCCAGTTCAACTGCAACTTTCTTCTGAgaatcttccacccacttctcggcagcgaagacttcctgaatggcctgtggtgaaatatcaaaataaatgtattattagTAGCACGAATCTAAAGTACATAAGAATGTTTCTTTCGTTAAGGTGTAATGAAAGTAATAAAGTGAGGATAAGACTTAGAtactcaccaaagccaagtccctttttagcgaaaggaatAGATGCGGTTGGTTCATTTTGTCTAGggcgtccatgtccttgggcagaagaagAGGACGTTTTAAGGCGTCGGCTAGGTGGTGAGCGTGACCTTGTTGGAATGCCCTAATACTAGATTGGCAGGAGATTGGTGCCCCATCCAGTttcagctcgggagaccagttagtCGGTGTACGGCGTACCTCGGCAAGGTCCCTGTTCGCCCCGCTTTCCACTGAAGAGGCACATCCTTTGCCTTTGCtaggttgttgttgttgttgttgttgttgttgttgttgttgttgttgttgttgttgttgttgttgttgttgttgttgttgttgttgtttcagtTTCTTCTGCCTCTTTgcatctgcctcctcggcctcattctttctcttcttcttaggctccggaacgggaggcttaggatcgaAGGGAGGAGGGGATGGTGACAAGGATGAAGGGACCTGCGACCCACCCATTCCCTTTTGAGAGACTTTCGAGCCCCTCTTATTCATCAGCTTCCGTAGAGtgtccatatcttcttcttcggagctggAATCAGGCTGTGCAATTACTAGACCTTGTATGCCCGAAGTTTCGGCAGGCGCGTGTTCTTCGTTAGAGAGGATGACGAGTGGATCTTCTCGAGGTCTCTCAACTTCCTCGAGTCGAAACTGGTCGATCTCCTTGTCTAACGATTGTTGCGAGGACCCTGGCTCTTCTCGGACGGCAGTTGTCTGGGAATGTGCTGAAAGAGGAATCGCTGCGATCGGGCGAGAATATAGTATGATGGAGGGATCGTCTGGGAGTTTGCAGTTAGAAAGGAAGCCTGGTCGTgccacgtctatccttctgcgttGTTTGTCTCCCGTAGTGATCGCGTTGTCAATTTCTTGAAAGTCCActgataaaggatcgtatcctagtatcaggtgggcagctctcacttgtaggtcttcattGACAAAGACTTCGGAGCGAAGGACGCGATTCAAGTCTGCGACGTTGTGAAATCTTAGATGCggacgtacgtgttgtttatttGTGAAATGAAACGTCCGAGAAGACGAGCATGGTTGGATTAGTgataaatatcaagaaaaaaaaaaataatgcgcaatataattcaaaaaacgGTAAAAGTAACGGGATTGAGTCATGGGTtaggaaatctaactcctatggagtcacacctgactctccccattcgactgggcagtgaggaccgtcaaACCAATTTTCCAAGGCGATGAGATAGTCGtttttcatgcctttgttggatttgggaagacatgATATCAGCCTAACGATGCTAGACTTGGATTTAATGTAGTATCCTACACTTttgagtttatggcactcgtacatataggCTACATCGTGCTATGTGAGgttcaaacccatttgctcgtttagagcattgacacaacctaagaccctaaatacgttTGGTGTGCACtaatctgggcataacctatggttacgtaggtattccctggttacgtttttcatggggagggtcatcccaccttctatgaaggctatcatgggaatgataacttctcccttTTTCCTAGCGtcacctatggcttctactgggcaatattTCAAGCCTACGTCGTGAGGAATCTGATATTTGGCCCtgaaaccctccataccggcgtcggtatcaactagacacttaaatctacccatttggtgggaacGAAACGAAACGAAAGTTTAAAGAAGGAAAGGGATCTAGATGGTGGCTGAGGACAGAAGCTgagaaggaatgagtaaagaaaagtgagaacttacgggagttgattaggcgattcttcacgagcttcttgagagaaaagataatAATTGGCACttagatgtgattgatttctgaaagaatgGATGGAGATACGGGTTCCCAGGCGTTTTGAcatgcgggaggcggcctcgaaattaaaactctcccgctcaaatttttagAGCAAATCTGGGTCGTTGGATGCGTATCCCACCGTTGAATGtggggaacaggatgtaacttgcggtcataaatgcgcgcgttccgggtttcgaagcgtcagagacgttttcagggaacgaaaggacccctacacgtgtggcggtttgcaaagtgtgtggagggtgCGCTGTTTGGttgaaaactctatttctcccctcggatgggagggaaaaataaagttttgagaggctattgtggggggtaaaagtgtttgaacaaacgtttgggctttgggcctgattggttgATACAAGTCTGTTTgatcagggtctctaggcctacaggtcagtccgcactatagtgaTTCGAGGAGTtttccgaggaggagtatctcctcggacaggcttAGCAATGGCCCTGtgacttgctaaatgggttagaggtaGAATCCTAGAAGAACTGGTAggtaaaagtgtgatccaagcaccctttagaagcaggaacgtatgagaaatatctgaggaaaaagatgCTACCACCatattaaaggccctgcatctacctccctggccgcattaatggagaaatgacatctgaacagtagaattcagccttcctgctattatttgaagacttcaagaaggtggtggatgggacaagtatctaagaggaagatttgtgtgacagGTAGAtgaaacagagaagaagaagaagtatataagaaaacgagagaggaaagaagaggggAGAGACCTTCttcttagctaaaaaaaaaactaagaattgtaatcctTTGCTTAGAAAAGGAAATACTATATAAATTGTCAtcgacttacgtccgaggagcTTCTTTTTTGTTACGTCCATCTACTATTTGCATAGACAGCGACATTCTAGCTTGTCGatcaactttccaatatcccaaacctaggtttcaaactcatactctacaaatttcattgtataagactctttgaACCTGAGCCCATCATTTATTTTTGGGTCcaagtacaaattgtgcacttacaccatTGACTACCATCAAGTTTATAGCCAAACTTTAGACCgtcaaatattttataaataataaaaagtggcTCCATACTTCAaagaactattttttattttacaaaaaaaaaatctaaactaaTAAATACACTGTTCTTTAcgcaatacttttttttttaaattttaaattttaaatttttttttttacgcaaTACTCCTGTATTTAACAATTGGAAAGTTGGAAATTGTAGCCAATAGGTACATTTTGTTCCTGAGCAATTTGATCAGAACTTCATTTCTCCTTGTTGGACCACAAAGAAGACAAAGGGAAGTCCATAACTGAAGCCCACCAAGATTGCCATCCCTGTGATCAGATTTTACCGATCAGAATTGTCAGTAAACATTCATAATTTCGattaattaccaaaaattaaaggaagaagaagtgTAGAGGAGCAACTATAAATGGAAAATTCGAATGacatattgatttttttttttatttaagattaAGAAGAATTCATAAAGTTGTTTTAGGAGCATAACAAAATgtcaacattttcacaataattgaggTTTTAACTCAccataagttaaaataaaattataaaatattattcctAGATCTACTAAAACtatttgtaaaattgttttatcCTTTAGACTTTCACAATCACATATTGATTTAGGGGAATGGAACATCGTCAACAAATAATAAGAACTAACTTTAGTTCCAAAACTTTGAGTTAGATTATAAATCACTAAAAGATTAATTAGGGTTAgtcaaaaaattctttttcatcaTTCTATACCATCTAAATCAAtattctctatcctcctctttttttataattccatAATTACGATgaatatgaaatatttgaatcATGACTGTTATTAAGTTACAAGACTTTTGACTTTCTTATCATTCTTGATTATTACGTCTTTTGAGATGACAAAGGTGTAGTAGGTGGGGTGGGATTGTGAATTTGGACTACATCTTTTACACATCTTACCAAGTTgcaattgaaaagaaagaaaggggaaaaaaaagaactaaaatttGTAGTCTCACCATAATCGAAAAATTTTGTGGAGTCCCTTTGCTTTCTTCGCATGGGGTCCTCTGGGACTAATGATGCTTCCAACTGCAAAATCAAGGAAATGACAACTATCCCAATTCCAATTTTTTCTCCAACCACTCTCTCACGCAAATTTAGAGACCAGAAGCCAGCTATTTCATTCACAAAATCTTCAATTACAACCTTGATGAACAAGAATAGTCCAAGCAATAATGATACCCGGGCAACatgaatgattgttgttgtggAGGAGATGGCCCAGTTCACCATATTTACAACACAAGCACATGCATAGAGAGGAAACCAAAAATACCAATCTACACCAACCAAAAAGGATAATTAAAGCAAAGACACATTGAGAAACTGTAACATAGTAAAATAGTAAGGATATTGAGATTGGAGTTAGTACCAGGGTCATTCAATTGAACAGACGCTGAGTAAGCAAAGAGGGAAGCCATTAGCACAGAACATAAGCTGTGTAGCTTTGTGCttgtcatttttcttcttctctttaaaTGCTTCAAAGAAGTACAGGTATTTATGTGGTGAATCTAGTGATGAACTGATGATTCAAGGAACAAGATTGAATTTTATTAAAGTCAACGTCTTCTACTCTCTAGAAGTTCACGTTGTCCACTTCATATTTGTGGGATGAAAGTATTGCCTTTAATTAGCAGGGTTGGAACTGTTAGAAAGTAATGGTTTTTaaatgggtcttttttttttaatccacttATTGAGTCAAAATAAGTATGGGATCCATGTATCTTTGAGGAAAGTCCAGGTTGGGTTGTATTGTATTCACCTCAATGAGGAGAATTATACAATATAGTGGTTTGCTAAAAAGTATTAAGaaatgaataagaaattgactTCTAAAGTACCCACTTAAATATTGGTTgaatgaaataaagaaatgtGTTATTGACATCTTTTTGCAATTAATAAGTGTCTTTTGGCAATTGATGTttctattttataaattcatttaatttgtgagtcatttatgtttatttaagGTTTATTCTCTACCTTTCTCTTTCCACTAATTTGTTTCTTGTTTGATTTACAATTTAGTTAGATTTTAGGGTTAGAGTGAGTGTGTTTTAACCCAATAACTAAAATGAGGGCTAGCTACAGTTGGATGCTCCGAGGTGTCTAGCCTCTTCTTGAGACCGCACCCTAATTCTAGACTTAGTCTACACCATTTAGACCTTCATAAGTGAAGTTCAAAAAGCTTTATGGAATTATAACTAGGTGATGACTCCTTTTTTGCCTGTGTCCTAGAAGAATCAATGTACTCCTGGGTTCATAGCTAAGAATAAGTCCAAATCGTAGATAGGGAGGGAAAGAGAGCAATTCACACACTCCACCCATGCAACATGGGGTGAAGAGAGGGGTACAATCGATGGTGCTCACAGTTGGATATGCCAAGCCTCGTGCACAACCACTTTCTGGAACTATATATTGTAGCTGCTAGAATGAACTATCTTGGTCCTCGATCCAAACCacaattccaatttttttttttacatgaaaaCTCGTAACCTTAGACCATGAGCTAATGATCTGAGGTGAATTTTCATCTTGGCATGTTATGACTCATAAGTGATGAGACATGTCTCACTTTCTTTTATGCTTCTTTAAGCTTTGGCACTTTAACCTTGATTTTGGTTCCGTTTGCTTAGAGATGAAAGTGATGTTGATGTGGCAATGTGGCAAATCAACCTTAGTGAGCTGTAAGATCTAGATTTTTAAGTGGGAGTGGGCTACTCCTTAAGTTTTTATCATGCCCTCTCAAAATGTCTTGTAGTGACATGTGCTTTGACCAATTGAGTGACCATTAAGTCATGTGTATGAGTCTCGGCCTTCAAGA
It encodes:
- the LOC142623554 gene encoding uncharacterized protein LOC142623554: MTSTKLHSLCSVLMASLFAYSASVQLNDPDWYFWFPLYACACVVNMVNWAISSTTTIIHVARVSLLLGLFLFIKVVIEDFVNEIAGFWSLNLRERVVGEKIGIGIVVISLILQLEASLVPEDPMRRKQRDSTKFFDYGMAILVGFSYGLPFVFFVVQQGEMKF